Proteins encoded in a region of the Balaenoptera ricei isolate mBalRic1 chromosome 19, mBalRic1.hap2, whole genome shotgun sequence genome:
- the POP4 gene encoding ribonuclease P protein subunit p29 isoform X2 translates to MNSVIYHAFSQKEAKEFDIQHPGTQRAEAFVRAFLKRSMPRMSQQAQEDHLQHKAVVLEYFTHRKQKEKKKKSKGLSAKQRRELRLFDINPEQQRQPQMIQAKLLKADLHGAIVSVTKSKCPSYVGITGILLQETKHMFKIITKEDRLKVIPKLNCVFTVEIDGFISYIYGSKFQLRSSERSAKKFKAKGTIDL, encoded by the exons ATGAACA GTGTGATCTACCATGCCTTTTCTCAGAAAGAGGCAAAAGAGTTCGACATTCAG CACCCAGGAACCCAGCGGGCCGAGGCCTTTGTGAGGGCCTTCCTGAAGCGGAGTATGCCCCGCATGAGCCAACAAGCCCAGGAGGACCACCTGCAACACAAGGCCGTTGTTCTGGAGTACTTCACTCACCggaagcagaaggaaaagaaaaagaaatctaaaggCCTCTCTGCCAAGCAGAGGAGGGAGCTGCGGCTCTTTGACATTAATCCAGAGCAACAGAG GCAGCCACAGATGATTCAGGCCAAGCTTTTAAAGGCAGATCTTCACGGCGCTATTGTTTCAG TTACAAAATCCAAATGCCCCTCCTATGTGGGCATTACAGGAATCCTTCTACAGGAAACAAAGCACATGTTCAAAATTATCACTAAAGAAGATCGCCTGAAAG TTATCCCCAAGCTAAACTGTGTGTTCACTGTGGAGATCGATGGCTTTATTTCCTACATTTATGGGAGCAAATTCCAGCTGCGGTCAAGCGAGCGTTCTGCGAAGAAGTTCAAAGCAAAGGGAACAATTGACCTGTGA
- the POP4 gene encoding ribonuclease P protein subunit p29 isoform X1: MNSVIYHAFSQKEAKEFDIQHPGTQRAEAFVRAFLKRSMPRMSQQAQEDHLQHKAVVLEYFTHRKQKEKKKKSKGLSAKQRRELRLFDINPEQQRYSLFLPLHELWKQYIRDLCNGLKPDMQPQMIQAKLLKADLHGAIVSVTKSKCPSYVGITGILLQETKHMFKIITKEDRLKVIPKLNCVFTVEIDGFISYIYGSKFQLRSSERSAKKFKAKGTIDL, translated from the exons ATGAACA GTGTGATCTACCATGCCTTTTCTCAGAAAGAGGCAAAAGAGTTCGACATTCAG CACCCAGGAACCCAGCGGGCCGAGGCCTTTGTGAGGGCCTTCCTGAAGCGGAGTATGCCCCGCATGAGCCAACAAGCCCAGGAGGACCACCTGCAACACAAGGCCGTTGTTCTGGAGTACTTCACTCACCggaagcagaaggaaaagaaaaagaaatctaaaggCCTCTCTGCCAAGCAGAGGAGGGAGCTGCGGCTCTTTGACATTAATCCAGAGCAACAGAG ATACAGTCTTTTTCTCCCTCTACATGAACTCTGGAAACAGTACATCCGGGATCTGTGCAATGGTCTCAAACCAGACAT GCAGCCACAGATGATTCAGGCCAAGCTTTTAAAGGCAGATCTTCACGGCGCTATTGTTTCAG TTACAAAATCCAAATGCCCCTCCTATGTGGGCATTACAGGAATCCTTCTACAGGAAACAAAGCACATGTTCAAAATTATCACTAAAGAAGATCGCCTGAAAG TTATCCCCAAGCTAAACTGTGTGTTCACTGTGGAGATCGATGGCTTTATTTCCTACATTTATGGGAGCAAATTCCAGCTGCGGTCAAGCGAGCGTTCTGCGAAGAAGTTCAAAGCAAAGGGAACAATTGACCTGTGA